The nucleotide sequence TAAAATCTTTATTTATTACTTCGTTGCCATTTTCATCGCAAATAGTCATTTTTAAACCGTTTATGGTTTGTGTTTTGCCGTCTTCGTGAGGTTTTACAACTATATAACTGGTAAAGTCGTATCCACAGTGAATGGCATCGCCAATTTGCGAATAAGCTCCTGCACTTAATAAGCTAGTAGCATAAATAATTAGTCGTTTCATAAAACAAAGATAGCAAGAAAAAGAATTTTGATCTGTCTGCCTTTTCAATTAATTAACTATTAAAGCGAAATGCCGTTTATAACGAACCATATTCTTTATCATTGAAATCGTAAAAAAATTAACTATATTATAAAAAACAAACATAAAAAATTTGGTTAACCAATATTTTTTGTATTTTTATAGCATTATTAAGTTAGTAAACGATTAACCTTATATATTTAAGATGAAAAAGATTTTATTCTTTATTGCAATAGCTAGTTTTTCAGTGATTGGTTTTTCTTCATGCTCTGAAGATGACACTGTATTAGAAACACCCGTTCCAAACCAAAATCCTAATATTGGGCAGCAATTAACACTTACTGCAAACACTTCTTATTCAACTGAAAAAAAGAGGTATTTTTCACCATTAGGAAATCAAGTGATGTTATCAGCAACGAGTGGCGGATCTGCAGTTTCTGATGCTACTTTTTATGTGAATGGCAAAGAAATAATGGGTAACCGATACACAAGTAATACTATCACCACGGTAACTATTCAAGCAAAACGTGCGGGCTATCTTGACAGCAATGTAATAACTGTACAATTTGCACAAAAGCCTTATTTTTAAAAATTAATAATTTTTGATAACTACTTACGTTTATAAAAAAAAGTGAAGCATTTTAGGCTTCACTTTTTTGTTTTCTATCAAACATTAAATCTTTAGATTTTTGTTTATCGATACGGTCTTTTTTAAAATCGAACATGGTTCCAAAAACTTTGTCCCAAAACGTGTTACTCACCCCAAAACCAAGGTTTTCATTGCGGTAATGATGCAGATGATGATTGCGCCACAAGGGTTGCAAGAACTTGAAAGGAGGTTCGATGGCGTGAATCAAATAATGCATCGAAGCATACATTAACCATCCTAGAATAAAACCCGGATAAAAAGCAAAAGCATACTTTCCTAAAAGCAGATATTGAATACCAAAAAGCGCCGCCGCAATAATTAAACTAGGCACCGGTGGCATAAATAAGCGCGATTTATCTTTTGGATAATGATGGTGGTTACCGTGCATGATATAAGCAAACTTTTGCAAATTTTCCTTTTCGCTTATTAAATGAAACACATATCTATGTGCGATATACTCAAAAAATGTCCAAAAAAGCAATGCAAAAACGGCGATAGCAAACATTTCTGGCAATGTCAAAAAATAATGACTGTATCCATAATAAAAACAATACACCAAAATGGGAACATGAATACCCCAACTTAATGCAGGATGCCCCTTAGTTAACAATTCCAAAAATGGATTTTTAAACAATTGCGCTTGTCCTGAATTTTGTACTCTATGACCTTTCATAACTTTTTTTATTATTCGAATTTACTGAGAACTATT is from Paenimyroides aestuarii and encodes:
- a CDS encoding sterol desaturase family protein, encoding MKGHRVQNSGQAQLFKNPFLELLTKGHPALSWGIHVPILVYCFYYGYSHYFLTLPEMFAIAVFALLFWTFFEYIAHRYVFHLISEKENLQKFAYIMHGNHHHYPKDKSRLFMPPVPSLIIAAALFGIQYLLLGKYAFAFYPGFILGWLMYASMHYLIHAIEPPFKFLQPLWRNHHLHHYRNENLGFGVSNTFWDKVFGTMFDFKKDRIDKQKSKDLMFDRKQKSEA